A portion of the Tepidanaerobacter syntrophicus genome contains these proteins:
- a CDS encoding O-antigen ligase family protein translates to MENSLSSLIQNSIIINILKRLFQSSLYENSSFYKALRKLGDVVLKAFRNSGLRAIFTYRNWDNEAIENSKIISPVLRLSHPINTLIDLANDAIKSSFLVETVLKAINTFIQTPLIATAYIFLPSSFAVLALKVFLEGLAVKTLVSQILFLCAIFFILYSTASLDSILGSSIIYKVVDWIFDTNDKRIPENQTSLSEISVRDKRVLALLGIFIGILYYFLTKTIFIKIFGALCGSVLIYLWPAIGLYLAGFLLPLAPTTYTAGIIGITFLAVVLNDKYRFKDGMPANVLPAILFLITAVIAAIFSIARGDSLKVLPLYLIYFMLFYISQILFRNPKTIKRMLIALAMSVLAISLMGIYQYFFVKVPTAAAWVDVKQFPELETRVYATLENPNVLGEYLGLTIPIFLGLFFAVDKFRQKVVVLGVLGLSFLCLILTFSRGAWLGLAASVVIFSLLKAPVILILIIAAAAVAPAFLPSVVYERIASIGSLEDSSNLYRLTIWTAALRMFKDYWLTGVGLGSTAFALVYRNYMIAGASAVHAHNLYLQISLEMGIIGVFALIWMAFRGFSQALSSIERPWKMSYVLAGIATGLLGHLFHGLFDYVWYSPRIVMAFWMLSGMMSAMTYIKLPDDTAKEEILQ, encoded by the coding sequence GTGGAAAACAGTTTAAGCTCCTTAATACAAAATAGTATAATAATTAATATACTTAAACGTCTTTTTCAATCATCTTTGTATGAGAACAGCTCTTTTTATAAAGCTCTGCGAAAGTTGGGCGATGTTGTTTTAAAGGCATTTAGAAACAGTGGATTAAGGGCAATTTTTACATATAGAAATTGGGATAATGAAGCTATTGAAAATAGTAAAATTATATCTCCGGTCTTAAGACTAAGCCATCCGATTAATACACTTATAGACCTAGCTAACGATGCAATAAAAAGCAGCTTTTTAGTAGAAACTGTTCTTAAGGCAATTAATACCTTTATTCAGACTCCGCTTATTGCAACAGCTTATATTTTTTTGCCCTCTAGTTTTGCTGTTTTGGCTTTAAAAGTTTTTTTAGAAGGACTTGCGGTTAAAACGCTTGTATCCCAAATACTGTTTCTGTGCGCCATATTTTTTATTCTTTATTCTACCGCATCTTTAGATTCCATTTTGGGCTCTAGTATCATCTATAAGGTAGTTGATTGGATTTTTGATACAAATGATAAGCGCATACCAGAAAATCAGACTTCTTTAAGCGAAATATCAGTCCGAGATAAGCGTGTTTTAGCTTTGCTGGGAATATTTATCGGCATATTGTATTATTTTCTTACAAAAACTATTTTTATAAAAATCTTCGGTGCTTTGTGCGGTTCTGTTCTTATATACTTATGGCCCGCTATTGGGCTTTATCTTGCCGGTTTTTTACTTCCTCTGGCACCTACTACATATACAGCCGGAATTATCGGAATTACATTTTTGGCAGTAGTGCTAAATGATAAGTACAGATTCAAAGATGGCATGCCGGCCAACGTTTTACCTGCGATTTTATTTCTCATAACAGCGGTTATAGCGGCAATATTTTCTATTGCAAGAGGAGATAGCTTAAAGGTTCTTCCTCTCTATCTGATATATTTTATGTTATTTTACATTTCCCAAATCCTATTTCGCAATCCGAAAACTATAAAGAGAATGCTTATTGCTTTAGCGATGTCGGTATTAGCAATTTCCTTAATGGGTATATACCAATATTTTTTTGTAAAGGTTCCAACTGCTGCCGCGTGGGTGGACGTAAAACAGTTTCCTGAACTTGAGACAAGAGTTTATGCAACACTTGAAAATCCAAATGTACTAGGCGAATATTTAGGGCTTACAATACCTATTTTTCTTGGACTTTTTTTTGCAGTGGATAAATTTAGACAAAAAGTAGTAGTGCTCGGCGTTCTTGGATTATCATTTTTATGTCTTATATTGACATTTTCAAGAGGAGCATGGCTAGGACTTGCAGCAAGCGTAGTTATTTTCTCGCTTCTAAAGGCGCCGGTAATTTTAATTTTAATAATTGCAGCTGCCGCTGTTGCCCCTGCATTCTTGCCATCTGTTGTTTATGAAAGGATAGCAAGCATCGGCAGCCTAGAAGACAGCTCAAATCTGTATAGACTAACAATTTGGACTGCGGCTTTAAGGATGTTTAAAGATTATTGGCTGACAGGGGTAGGCCTAGGGTCTACAGCTTTTGCGTTAGTTTACAGAAATTACATGATCGCAGGTGCATCGGCTGTCCATGCCCACAACCTTTACCTTCAAATATCACTTGAAATGGGAATTATAGGGGTTTTTGCTCTGATATGGATGGCTTTTCGCGGGTTTTCTCAAGCTTTAAGCAGCATAGAGCGTCCTTGGAAAATGTCATACGTTTTAGCAGGTATTGCAACAGGTCTGCTTGGCCACCTGTTTCACGGCTTGTTTGATTATGTGTGGTACAGTCCGCGAATTGTTATGGCTTTTTGGATGCTTTCAGGGATGATGTCGGCTATGACATATATAAAATTACCTGACGATACCGCAAAGGAAGAGATATTGCAATGA
- a CDS encoding DUF4330 domain-containing protein: MHIIDNKGRIFGLINIIDLLVILVILAVVARFGTKIHQSSVGSQAKDIEAVLYVKEVKDATADVIKVGDTVKETKTNGVLGKVTNVEVKPSETLVETADGRIVVYPNPVLKDVYITVKGTGSVNENAIVLGSNEIRIGTSLQIKTNIYSVTSTVMEINF; the protein is encoded by the coding sequence ATGCACATAATAGATAACAAGGGCAGGATTTTTGGCCTGATAAATATCATAGATTTGCTCGTTATTTTGGTTATCCTGGCGGTTGTAGCAAGATTTGGCACAAAGATACATCAAAGTTCTGTAGGTTCTCAAGCAAAGGATATTGAGGCAGTGCTGTATGTCAAAGAAGTAAAAGATGCTACTGCAGATGTTATTAAAGTAGGGGATACAGTAAAAGAGACAAAAACCAATGGTGTTTTAGGAAAGGTTACCAATGTAGAAGTAAAACCTTCAGAAACATTAGTAGAAACTGCTGATGGGCGTATTGTTGTATATCCGAATCCGGTGTTGAAAGATGTTTATATTACAGTAAAGGGAACAGGTTCTGTAAATGAAAATGCAATCGTTCTTGGCAGCAACGAAATCCGCATTGGAACATCTTTGCAAATCAAGACAAATATTTACTCTGTAACATCAACTGTAATGGAAATAAATTTCTAG
- a CDS encoding glycosyltransferase family 4 protein: MEKLTVLLALMALDAGGAETHVISLAKQLKKRGVEVIVASHGGKLTEFLESNDIKHYTLPLDKKSPMALASSIKGLTAIVKKHKVDIIHAHARIPAWVSQWVSVLTGCPYITTSHGIYSTGWGMGLISAWGQKVIAVSEDVKKHLIAGFKVNPDKIFVIPNGIDLEQFDPSIDSSPVEKQLGLKHEDLKIVYISRLMGARGEIALRLIKALPQIKDSFPNVKLIVVGEGDKYESIAKMANQYNEKAPENSVIVTGARLDTPQIMNMADVAVGVGRVALEAMAMEKPVIIAGEAGFMGILKPENFELAKKHNFSGRGSSMTTDSENIASAIKTLLSDEQLRKRLGSFGREEVAKYFSIESMTNQVLKIYYQLIEEEKNAHNR; this comes from the coding sequence ATGGAGAAACTTACGGTATTATTGGCTTTGATGGCTCTTGATGCCGGCGGAGCCGAAACTCATGTTATTTCTCTGGCCAAACAATTAAAAAAACGAGGGGTCGAAGTTATCGTTGCTTCCCACGGAGGCAAATTGACTGAATTCCTGGAGAGCAATGACATAAAGCATTATACTTTGCCGCTGGACAAAAAATCTCCGATGGCTTTAGCGTCTTCTATAAAAGGATTGACGGCTATTGTAAAAAAACATAAGGTTGATATAATTCATGCCCATGCGCGTATACCGGCCTGGGTATCTCAGTGGGTAAGCGTCCTAACGGGTTGTCCATATATAACTACATCTCACGGAATTTATTCTACGGGATGGGGTATGGGACTAATCAGTGCCTGGGGCCAAAAGGTTATTGCAGTCAGCGAAGATGTGAAAAAACATTTAATTGCAGGATTTAAAGTTAATCCGGATAAAATTTTTGTAATACCCAACGGCATTGACTTAGAACAATTTGACCCTAGTATTGATTCGTCGCCTGTGGAAAAACAATTAGGGCTGAAACATGAGGATTTAAAAATCGTATATATCAGCCGTCTAATGGGAGCCCGCGGCGAAATTGCATTAAGGCTTATAAAAGCCCTTCCTCAAATAAAAGATAGTTTCCCAAACGTAAAACTGATAGTCGTAGGGGAAGGGGACAAATATGAATCAATTGCAAAGATGGCCAATCAATATAACGAAAAAGCCCCAGAAAACAGTGTCATTGTTACAGGCGCAAGGCTTGATACTCCGCAAATTATGAATATGGCAGATGTGGCAGTAGGAGTGGGGAGAGTGGCCTTAGAAGCTATGGCAATGGAAAAACCTGTTATAATAGCGGGTGAAGCGGGATTTATGGGGATTTTGAAACCTGAAAACTTTGAGCTGGCTAAAAAACATAATTTTAGTGGCAGGGGTTCAAGCATGACAACAGATTCAGAAAATATTGCTTCCGCAATAAAAACACTGCTGAGCGATGAACAGCTTCGGAAAAGGTTGGGAAGTTTTGGAAGAGAAGAAGTTGCAAAATATTTTTCAATTGAAAGCATGACTAATCAGGTATTAAAAATTTATTATCAACTAATTGAGGAGGAAAAAAATGCACATAATAGATAA
- a CDS encoding ABC1 kinase family protein, with translation MFKSQISSTYHQAKRYRQIMNVLIKYGFGYLVEKVGIIMPKGFKQKNIDPSGKLTTPQKIVMMLEELGPTFVKLGQVLSTRPDLLPPDYIKELKKLQDNVAPFDFNEAKAEIEEELGGNMRNIFLVIDKEPLAAASIGQVHKAVLKNGDEVVIKIRRPGIEEIVNADLEIMLNLARLVEKHIPEAKIYDPVGKIEEFADAMHKELDFTREGYNIDKFRQNFKDDETIYVPKVYWEATSKKILTLEYIRGYKISELDSASENNLDKRKIAENGARAMMKQIFIHGFFHADPHPGNIIIRPDGKIVFIDFGIVGRIDKYTKDKIADLMIGIINKDVKKITDVLLEISQSEQEPDISKMELDIEDLLDRYYGKELKDVNASELLNEVFIIVAKYKIILPSNFTLLLKAIITIEGVGLELCPDFNIFETAKPFAKRLLRQRYSPEYLAQSAVSTMQEFNKSLMLIPKLINGLYQRTKINSIKIDFDTPGTSKVIIELHKMVNRLVFSLIVAALIIGSSLIIQANVGPFFYNYPLLGVAGFIIAGFLGVWLIISILRTGRM, from the coding sequence TTGTTCAAGAGTCAAATTAGCTCAACTTACCATCAGGCCAAAAGATACAGACAAATAATGAATGTATTGATAAAATATGGATTTGGTTACCTTGTCGAAAAAGTCGGCATAATTATGCCTAAAGGATTTAAACAAAAAAACATAGATCCTTCCGGCAAACTGACAACGCCGCAAAAGATTGTTATGATGCTAGAAGAACTTGGCCCTACCTTCGTAAAGCTTGGACAGGTTTTAAGTACTCGACCTGACTTGCTTCCGCCAGATTATATAAAAGAACTTAAAAAGTTGCAAGACAATGTTGCACCTTTTGATTTTAATGAGGCAAAAGCTGAAATTGAAGAAGAACTTGGCGGCAATATGAGAAATATATTTTTAGTTATTGATAAAGAACCATTGGCCGCTGCTTCGATTGGACAAGTCCACAAAGCGGTTCTGAAAAATGGTGATGAGGTTGTTATTAAAATTCGAAGGCCAGGGATAGAAGAAATAGTGAACGCTGATTTGGAAATTATGCTTAATCTTGCACGATTGGTAGAAAAGCATATTCCAGAAGCGAAAATATATGATCCGGTTGGTAAAATTGAGGAATTTGCAGATGCAATGCATAAGGAATTAGATTTTACAAGAGAAGGTTACAATATAGATAAGTTCCGGCAAAATTTTAAAGACGATGAGACAATTTATGTTCCAAAAGTTTATTGGGAAGCTACATCTAAGAAGATATTAACATTGGAATATATTCGTGGATATAAGATAAGTGAACTGGATAGTGCATCAGAAAACAATTTAGATAAAAGAAAGATTGCTGAAAACGGCGCAAGAGCCATGATGAAGCAAATATTCATACATGGATTTTTTCATGCCGATCCGCACCCTGGCAATATAATAATAAGGCCTGACGGTAAGATAGTGTTCATAGACTTTGGCATAGTCGGGCGAATTGATAAATATACCAAAGATAAGATTGCGGACTTAATGATTGGGATAATAAATAAAGACGTCAAAAAAATTACTGATGTGCTTCTTGAAATTAGTCAGTCTGAACAAGAGCCGGATATTTCGAAAATGGAGTTGGATATTGAGGATTTACTTGACCGATATTATGGAAAAGAGTTAAAAGACGTAAATGCATCAGAACTTTTAAACGAGGTTTTTATTATTGTTGCAAAATATAAGATAATTTTACCGTCAAACTTCACCCTTCTTTTAAAAGCAATCATAACAATAGAAGGTGTGGGGCTTGAGCTATGTCCCGATTTTAACATATTTGAAACCGCAAAACCTTTTGCAAAAAGGCTCCTTCGGCAACGTTACAGCCCTGAGTATTTAGCACAGAGTGCAGTTTCGACAATGCAAGAATTTAATAAATCCCTTATGCTTATCCCAAAGCTTATTAATGGATTATATCAGCGCACAAAGATTAACAGCATCAAAATCGATTTTGATACCCCGGGAACCTCAAAGGTTATTATCGAACTTCATAAAATGGTAAATCGATTAGTTTTTAGCCTGATAGTGGCTGCATTAATAATTGGCTCATCCCTTATAATTCAGGCAAATGTTGGGCCGTTTTTCTATAATTATCCTTTGCTTGGAGTTGCAGGATTTATTATTGCAGGTTTTCTGGGGGTTTGGCTCATTATTTCTATACTTCGCACAGGCAGAATGTAA
- the fba gene encoding class II fructose-1,6-bisphosphate aldolase — MPLVTSKEMFKKAYKGGYAIGAFNVNNMEIIQGIVEAGKEENAPLILQVSAGARKYAQPVYLKKLVEAAVEYSGLPIVLHLDHGDSFEICKACVDDGFTSVMIDGSKYPFEENIALTKKVVDYAHSKGVVVEAELGRLSGIEDAVSVSERDAAFTDPDEAVEFVERTGVDSLAIAIGTSHGAYKFKGEPRLDFERLEKISSMLPNFPLVLHGASSVPQEFVEICNKYGGQIPGAKGVPEDMLRKAAEMGVCKINIDTDLRLAMTASIRKYLAENPSHFDPRQYLGPGREAIKQMVIHKMRDVLGCSGKAPESISSL, encoded by the coding sequence ATGCCATTGGTAACATCAAAAGAAATGTTTAAGAAGGCGTATAAAGGCGGGTATGCCATAGGCGCATTTAATGTCAACAATATGGAAATAATACAGGGTATTGTTGAGGCAGGCAAGGAGGAAAATGCTCCTCTTATCTTGCAGGTATCTGCCGGCGCTAGAAAATATGCCCAGCCGGTCTATCTTAAAAAGTTAGTGGAAGCAGCGGTCGAATACAGTGGTCTGCCAATAGTCCTTCATCTAGACCACGGTGACAGTTTTGAAATATGTAAGGCTTGCGTCGACGATGGCTTTACTTCAGTAATGATTGACGGTTCAAAATATCCTTTTGAAGAAAATATTGCACTTACAAAAAAAGTTGTGGATTATGCCCATTCAAAAGGAGTTGTAGTGGAAGCTGAGCTAGGCAGGCTTTCAGGGATTGAAGATGCTGTAAGCGTATCAGAACGAGATGCCGCTTTTACAGATCCGGATGAAGCAGTAGAATTCGTAGAGCGCACAGGTGTGGACTCCCTTGCAATTGCTATCGGCACAAGCCATGGAGCCTATAAGTTTAAAGGAGAACCTAGGCTTGATTTTGAGCGCCTAGAAAAAATCTCTAGCATGTTGCCTAATTTCCCACTTGTTTTGCACGGTGCCTCATCTGTACCGCAAGAATTTGTTGAGATTTGCAATAAATATGGTGGCCAGATTCCCGGTGCAAAGGGAGTACCGGAAGATATGCTTAGAAAAGCAGCTGAAATGGGTGTTTGCAAGATAAATATAGATACGGATTTACGTCTTGCCATGACTGCATCTATTAGAAAGTATTTGGCAGAAAATCCATCTCATTTTGACCCTCGCCAATATTTAGGACCCGGCCGGGAAGCAATAAAGCAAATGGTAATACATAAGATGAGAGATGTCTTGGGTTGCAGCGGAAAGGCTCCTGAAAGTATTTCTTCCTTATAG
- a CDS encoding M1 family metallopeptidase, whose translation MKKFVAFALVIIALFLIFLFAKNIFMLSMTQSPLSQVPDKSQETYSAQAIPERNIYAIDAEYDGKDKIKAVMDFTCVNKTEKVYDILYFHLYPNIFSSPSRVPFFKGDLSRVFPEGFSYGAIQIKQVKQKDKDIKWSFEEGGEILKLFLAEPISAGNFSNLHMQFEVTIPKARFRFGYQTFGNDKITVSLGNWYPILAVNNGGKWSLEKHYAIGDCTYSDMADYKVSITVPKDFVVAASGSLEKNEVRSNKVVYIYSIDNIREFGAAISNNYQTSSDEIDGIIITSYFYPEDKEGGFMALNIAKYALGIFNESFGKYPYPELRIAEANYYPGGMEFPTFIMMDNAKYTQSNISNLSLERSTAHEVAHQWWYNLVGSNQITEPWLDEGITEFSTLYYFENRYGAPGKDSYFEKFVIGSKDFVIKNRSHMLDPLPAFKSQQDYFSTVYIGGVLFYDDLRNQIGKENLLDFFRSYCETFKYKNVTLREFEEFLKDKKYEALDESFYKKWFNP comes from the coding sequence TTGAAAAAATTTGTTGCATTTGCTTTGGTAATAATTGCTTTGTTTTTGATATTCTTATTTGCAAAAAATATTTTTATGCTTTCTATGACGCAGTCTCCTTTAAGCCAAGTGCCAGATAAATCTCAAGAAACTTACTCTGCTCAAGCAATTCCCGAAAGGAATATATATGCTATCGATGCTGAATATGACGGAAAAGATAAAATAAAAGCTGTCATGGACTTTACTTGCGTAAATAAAACAGAAAAGGTATATGACATACTTTATTTTCATCTTTATCCTAATATTTTTTCCAGTCCTTCCAGAGTTCCTTTTTTTAAAGGCGACCTTTCCCGCGTTTTTCCGGAAGGATTTAGCTATGGCGCCATCCAGATAAAGCAAGTTAAGCAGAAAGATAAAGATATTAAATGGTCTTTTGAAGAAGGCGGCGAAATACTGAAATTATTTCTAGCCGAACCTATATCTGCCGGCAATTTCTCAAACTTACATATGCAATTTGAAGTTACTATACCAAAAGCGCGCTTTCGCTTTGGATACCAGACATTTGGAAATGATAAAATAACTGTATCATTGGGTAACTGGTACCCGATTCTTGCGGTAAATAACGGTGGAAAATGGAGTTTGGAAAAGCATTACGCTATCGGTGACTGCACTTACAGTGATATGGCCGATTACAAGGTAAGCATAACAGTACCTAAAGATTTTGTTGTTGCGGCTTCCGGCTCTTTGGAAAAAAATGAAGTTCGAAGTAATAAAGTTGTTTATATTTACTCTATAGACAACATTCGAGAATTCGGCGCAGCTATAAGCAACAACTATCAGACCTCATCTGACGAAATCGATGGGATAATTATAACATCTTATTTTTATCCGGAAGATAAGGAAGGCGGATTTATGGCACTGAATATCGCAAAATATGCCTTGGGAATCTTCAATGAATCTTTTGGCAAATACCCATACCCGGAGCTTCGAATAGCCGAAGCCAATTATTATCCGGGAGGAATGGAGTTTCCTACTTTTATAATGATGGATAATGCGAAATATACTCAATCAAATATTTCAAATCTTTCCCTTGAAAGGTCCACCGCCCATGAAGTAGCTCACCAATGGTGGTATAACTTAGTAGGAAGTAACCAAATAACCGAACCCTGGTTAGATGAAGGAATCACTGAATTTTCCACTCTATACTATTTTGAAAATCGCTACGGAGCTCCCGGCAAAGATTCCTACTTTGAAAAATTTGTAATAGGCTCAAAAGATTTTGTTATAAAAAACCGCTCACACATGTTAGACCCCCTTCCGGCTTTTAAAAGTCAGCAAGATTATTTTTCTACTGTATATATTGGCGGCGTGCTGTTTTATGATGATTTAAGAAATCAAATCGGCAAAGAGAATTTATTGGACTTTTTTAGGTCTTACTGCGAAACCTTTAAATATAAAAATGTCACGCTTAGGGAGTTTGAAGAATTCCTTAAAGATAAAAAATATGAAGCTCTTGATGAGAGCTTCTATAAAAAATGGTTTAATCCGTGA
- a CDS encoding L,D-transpeptidase, with the protein MKPTKVIISLIILTLAAMMPWIIKEKTEFSPPLTESAESENIIWEKPEIGILQEIEPKPLSKFPSKITVLKANEITAINIRELPSSDSKSLGVVYGDLVNVEIIKNLDNGYTEVKCRDYRTMKPICGFVPTEYIQEVDLNEKFGVIVDLSEQKVDIYENDKIIKTFSCSTGLDENNCSTPEGLYRIGERGDSFYSPNYKQVGYYWVRFNNNYLFHSVPFDENKKIIEEEAEKLGQKASHGCIRLSLDDALWFYNSMPRGTPVIITD; encoded by the coding sequence TTGAAGCCTACTAAAGTGATTATTTCTTTGATTATACTGACCCTAGCTGCAATGATGCCGTGGATAATCAAAGAAAAAACTGAGTTTTCTCCACCCTTGACAGAAAGTGCAGAATCAGAAAATATCATATGGGAAAAACCGGAAATTGGTATATTGCAAGAGATTGAACCAAAACCATTAAGTAAGTTTCCAAGTAAGATAACCGTCTTAAAAGCCAATGAAATAACAGCCATTAATATCAGAGAGCTGCCGTCTTCAGATTCCAAAAGCTTAGGTGTAGTCTATGGAGACTTGGTAAATGTAGAAATTATAAAAAATTTGGATAATGGATATACAGAAGTGAAATGCAGAGACTATAGAACAATGAAACCAATTTGTGGTTTTGTTCCCACAGAATACATACAGGAAGTTGATTTAAATGAAAAATTTGGGGTAATAGTTGATTTAAGCGAACAAAAGGTAGATATTTACGAAAATGATAAAATTATTAAAACTTTTTCCTGTTCAACCGGTCTAGATGAAAATAATTGCAGCACCCCTGAAGGCTTATATCGTATAGGTGAAAGAGGAGATTCTTTTTATAGTCCTAATTACAAACAAGTTGGCTACTATTGGGTAAGATTTAACAACAACTATTTATTCCACAGCGTTCCCTTTGATGAAAATAAAAAGATTATTGAAGAAGAGGCAGAAAAACTAGGTCAAAAAGCATCTCACGGATGTATACGTCTTTCCCTTGATGATGCCCTATGGTTTTATAATAGCATGCCTCGGGGAACTCCGGTCATAATCACGGATTAA
- the gltX gene encoding glutamate--tRNA ligase — protein sequence MSNNVRVRFAPSPTGSLHIGGARTALFNLLYARHNNGVFVLRIEDTDTERSTEESVNQIIRSLKWLGLDWDEGPEKGGPFGPYFQSKRLDIYKKEVDRLLAEGKAYYCYCTPEELAERREAALKAGRPPRYDGRCRNLTPEERKKFEDEGRAYTIRLKMPEKGQTVVEDLIRGTVVFDNSTLDDLIIVKSNGIPTYNFACVVDDNAMKISHVIRAEEHLSNTPKQIQTYLALGYKLPQFAHLPMILAPDRSKLSKRHGATSVEEFRDQGYLAQAIINYLTLLGWSPEGTEEIFGMDKAIKEFTLERVNKTAAIYDVKKLAWINGHYMRELDLDYITEQTIPFMINKGIITEEYAKNNFEYIKKTVEISRDRAKTLDELADGIAFFFKDITEYDEKGVRKHFTKENAAKLLMLGAEALEKLEDFTHDKTEEALRSITDEMGLKASEIIHPTRLAITGRTVGPGLFDIIVLLGKEKTVERMRKAAEWISNKSN from the coding sequence ATGTCAAACAACGTAAGAGTAAGATTTGCACCGAGCCCCACTGGAAGTTTGCATATCGGTGGCGCACGGACAGCGCTTTTTAACTTGCTTTATGCAAGACATAATAATGGAGTTTTTGTGTTAAGAATAGAGGATACTGATACAGAGCGATCTACAGAAGAATCTGTCAATCAGATTATACGTTCATTAAAATGGTTGGGCCTGGATTGGGACGAAGGGCCTGAAAAAGGTGGACCTTTTGGACCTTATTTTCAGTCAAAGCGCCTTGACATTTATAAAAAAGAGGTTGATAGACTTCTTGCAGAAGGAAAAGCATATTATTGCTACTGCACGCCTGAAGAACTTGCCGAAAGAAGAGAGGCTGCGCTTAAAGCCGGAAGGCCTCCCAGATACGATGGTCGCTGCCGAAACCTTACCCCGGAAGAAAGAAAAAAATTTGAAGATGAAGGAAGAGCTTATACAATAAGACTAAAAATGCCGGAAAAAGGTCAGACAGTAGTCGAAGATCTAATTCGCGGCACAGTAGTATTTGACAATTCCACCTTAGATGATTTAATAATTGTAAAATCCAATGGTATTCCTACATATAATTTTGCTTGTGTAGTGGATGATAACGCAATGAAGATAAGTCATGTTATAAGAGCAGAGGAACATCTTTCGAATACTCCTAAACAAATACAAACGTATCTTGCTTTAGGATACAAACTTCCCCAGTTTGCTCACTTACCCATGATACTAGCACCTGATCGCAGTAAACTTAGTAAACGACATGGAGCAACATCAGTAGAAGAATTCAGAGACCAAGGATATCTTGCACAAGCGATTATAAACTATCTGACACTGCTGGGTTGGTCGCCGGAAGGAACAGAAGAAATCTTTGGTATGGATAAAGCAATAAAAGAATTTACCTTAGAAAGAGTTAATAAGACAGCTGCAATTTATGACGTGAAAAAGCTTGCGTGGATAAACGGCCATTATATGAGAGAACTCGATTTAGATTATATAACAGAGCAAACAATACCATTTATGATTAATAAGGGTATTATTACTGAAGAATATGCTAAAAACAATTTTGAATACATTAAAAAGACAGTTGAAATCTCCAGAGACAGAGCCAAAACCTTAGATGAACTGGCGGACGGTATAGCTTTTTTCTTCAAAGATATAACCGAGTATGATGAAAAGGGTGTTAGAAAACATTTTACAAAAGAAAACGCTGCGAAGCTTTTAATGCTGGGTGCAGAGGCATTAGAAAAACTAGAAGATTTTACTCATGATAAAACAGAAGAAGCTTTAAGAAGTATAACCGATGAAATGGGTCTTAAAGCCTCAGAGATAATACACCCTACAAGGCTTGCCATTACCGGCAGAACTGTAGGGCCGGGTCTTTTTGACATAATCGTCCTTTTGGGCAAAGAAAAGACCGTAGAGCGTATGAGAAAAGCTGCAGAATGGATTAGCAACAAGAGCAATTAG